In one Halosimplex halophilum genomic region, the following are encoded:
- a CDS encoding RNA-guided pseudouridylation complex pseudouridine synthase subunit Cbf5, with product MTLRGPPDDRSVDDLLEFGVVNLDKPPGPSAHQVAAWVRDMAGVERAAHAGTLDPKVTGCLPMLLGDATRMAQVFDDSVKEYVAVLELHGPAPADFESVLAEFEGEVYQKPPKKSAVVRRLRSREIHALDALEVEDRRALLRIRCESGTYVRKLCHDLGLALGTGAHMGHLRRTTTGSFDDRKLVSLYDLADAIAWAEEGDTDPLREVVQPAERALTDLPSATIAESAAREVAEGAPVYAPGLLDIDDVFRGDLVACYTPDGGAVCLGTLAGDPEADSGVVLDLERVLV from the coding sequence ATGACCCTTCGCGGCCCGCCCGACGACCGGTCCGTCGACGACCTCCTCGAGTTCGGCGTCGTCAACCTCGACAAGCCCCCCGGCCCCTCGGCCCACCAGGTCGCCGCGTGGGTCCGGGACATGGCCGGCGTCGAGCGCGCCGCCCACGCCGGGACCCTCGACCCGAAGGTCACCGGCTGTCTCCCGATGCTGCTCGGCGACGCGACGCGGATGGCCCAGGTGTTCGACGACAGCGTCAAGGAGTACGTCGCCGTCCTCGAACTCCACGGCCCCGCGCCCGCCGACTTCGAGTCCGTCCTCGCCGAGTTCGAGGGCGAGGTCTACCAGAAACCGCCCAAGAAGAGCGCCGTCGTCCGCCGGCTCCGCTCGCGGGAGATCCACGCCCTCGACGCGCTGGAAGTCGAGGACCGGCGGGCGCTGCTCCGGATCCGCTGCGAGAGCGGGACCTACGTCCGGAAGCTGTGTCACGACCTGGGGCTCGCGCTCGGGACCGGCGCGCACATGGGTCACCTCCGCCGGACGACCACCGGCTCGTTCGACGACCGGAAGCTGGTCTCGCTGTACGACCTCGCCGACGCGATCGCGTGGGCCGAGGAGGGCGACACCGATCCGCTCCGCGAGGTCGTCCAGCCGGCCGAGCGGGCGCTGACCGACCTCCCGAGCGCGACCATCGCCGAGTCGGCTGCCCGGGAGGTCGCCGAGGGCGCGCCCGTCTATGCACCGGGCTTGCTCGATATCGACGACGTGTTCCGCGGCGACCTGGTCGCCTGCTACACCCCCGACGGTGGGGCGGTGTGTCTCGGGACGCTCGCGGGCGACCCCGAGGCCGACAGCGGTGTGGTGCTCGACCTCGAACGCGTGCTGGTCTGA
- the cmk gene encoding (d)CMP kinase produces the protein MLITVSGPAGSGKSTFAAALANALEVDHVSGGDIFREMADERDMSLVAFNELAEEDDQVDRDLDRRLREIAAENEDLVLESRLAGWMAGDHADLRVWLDAPLDVRAERIADREDKSVETAREETTARAESEARRYAEYYDIDIEDRSIYDLVLNTSRWTPAAELEIVLAAVESYDPAEDEGKPPVTGVDYDF, from the coding sequence ATGTTGATAACCGTTTCCGGCCCGGCCGGGAGTGGCAAGAGCACGTTCGCCGCGGCGCTGGCGAACGCGCTGGAGGTTGACCACGTCAGCGGCGGCGACATCTTCCGCGAGATGGCCGACGAGCGTGACATGTCGCTGGTCGCGTTCAACGAGCTCGCCGAGGAGGACGACCAGGTCGACCGCGACCTGGACCGGCGGCTCCGGGAGATCGCCGCCGAGAACGAGGACCTCGTCCTGGAGTCGCGGCTCGCCGGCTGGATGGCCGGCGACCACGCCGATCTGCGGGTCTGGCTCGACGCCCCGCTGGACGTGCGCGCCGAGCGCATCGCCGACCGCGAGGACAAGTCCGTCGAGACCGCGCGCGAGGAGACGACCGCCCGCGCCGAGAGCGAGGCCAGACGCTACGCCGAGTACTACGACATCGACATCGAGGACCGCTCTATCTACGATCTCGTCCTCAACACCTCGCGGTGGACGCCGGCCGCGGAACTGGAGATCGTCCTCGCGGCCGTCGAGTCCTACGACCCCGCCGAGGACGAGGGCAAGCCGCCGGTCACCGGCGTCGACTACGACTTCTGA
- a CDS encoding orc1/cdc6 family replication initiation protein, with protein MQEHGEESADAGDELFQAVEEGGGDTIFANRELLNIDHVPDETRIVGRDEHIRDLANEVGPAVTGSPPNSVILYGKTGSGKSLVANHVMERARSEARRRSNRLATVTVDCAQAKGEADAVQTIATGINSPGSGVDIPTRGISTNEYYNRLWEILDREYDAALVTLDEVDRLDDDNVLMLLSRAREAGKVDVPIGIISISNKVNFREQMTERVKSSLGHNEFIFDPYDGEQLRQILENRRDAFCDGVLEAGVIPKTAALAAQRHGDARKAIRLLRHAGDYAKNKGLDEVTEDHLERAQEQAEVERLKELIAGLPPHSKYVLYALANLTANTGPEEDWFRTTVIYDVYQKVCAAEGADDLTTDSIRGLLSELAFLEVTESNQEHGGMGKGTYKEHRLLWEPSVVFKMDPDPAQVDVER; from the coding sequence ATGCAGGAGCACGGTGAGGAGTCGGCCGACGCGGGCGACGAGCTGTTCCAGGCCGTCGAGGAGGGCGGCGGCGACACTATCTTCGCGAACCGCGAACTGCTCAACATCGACCACGTCCCCGACGAGACGCGGATCGTCGGCCGCGACGAGCACATCCGGGACCTGGCGAACGAGGTCGGGCCCGCGGTGACGGGCTCGCCGCCCAACTCGGTGATCCTCTACGGCAAGACCGGGTCGGGCAAGTCCCTCGTCGCCAACCACGTCATGGAGCGGGCCCGGAGCGAGGCCCGGCGCCGCTCCAACCGGCTGGCGACCGTCACGGTCGACTGCGCCCAGGCGAAGGGCGAGGCCGACGCCGTCCAGACGATCGCGACCGGGATCAACTCGCCCGGCTCGGGCGTCGACATCCCGACGCGGGGCATCTCGACCAACGAGTACTACAACCGCCTCTGGGAGATCCTCGACCGCGAGTACGACGCGGCGCTGGTCACCCTCGACGAGGTCGACCGCCTCGACGACGACAACGTCCTGATGTTGCTCTCGCGGGCGCGCGAGGCCGGGAAGGTCGACGTGCCGATCGGCATCATCTCCATCTCGAACAAGGTGAACTTCCGCGAGCAGATGACCGAGCGGGTCAAGTCCAGCCTCGGCCACAACGAGTTCATCTTCGACCCCTACGACGGCGAACAGCTCCGTCAGATCCTCGAGAACCGGCGCGACGCCTTCTGCGACGGCGTGCTGGAGGCCGGCGTCATCCCGAAGACCGCCGCCCTGGCCGCCCAGCGCCACGGCGACGCGCGCAAGGCCATCCGCCTGCTGCGCCACGCCGGCGACTACGCCAAGAACAAGGGCCTCGACGAGGTGACCGAGGACCACCTCGAACGCGCCCAGGAACAGGCCGAGGTCGAGCGGCTCAAGGAGCTCATCGCCGGCCTGCCGCCCCACAGCAAGTACGTCCTCTACGCGCTGGCGAACCTCACCGCCAACACCGGCCCCGAGGAGGACTGGTTCCGGACGACCGTCATCTACGATGTCTACCAGAAGGTCTGCGCGGCCGAGGGCGCCGACGACCTGACGACCGACTCGATCCGCGGGCTGCTCAGCGAACTCGCCTTCCTCGAGGTCACCGAGTCCAACCAGGAACACGGCGGCATGGGCAAGGGCACCTACAAGGAACACCGCCTGCTGTGGGAACCGAGCGTCGTCTTCAAGATGGACCCCGACCCCGCGCAGGTCGACGTCGAGCGCTGA
- a CDS encoding DUF106 domain-containing protein: protein MARTAEKAESLAEESQSMADAMARVLRVADEQGTVEWSDVSGDITSGEWGRLIEQGILVDVDGEGFVVDDPEGVRDALGDDAPAEAGSTDGSSGSSGSSASSGTSTASSGSTDDEDEGWSRWDKLAAVATVALFLGYSQAPIRNGVGGVIDLALGPLADVMPFYIMILVLATFTGFSSTVLQGKLMNMEKMGEYQERMQEIQERRKEAKERGDDEALEEIQEEQMEAMGDQLGMFKEQFRPMVWIMLVNIPVFLWIYFMVQTPEMVAGTGPAMVLPLIGEIATWNQRIGPMWAWIVWYFVCSMSFTQIVRKALDVQTTPSTS, encoded by the coding sequence ATGGCACGGACGGCAGAAAAGGCGGAGTCGCTGGCCGAGGAGAGCCAGTCGATGGCCGACGCCATGGCGCGCGTGCTCCGGGTGGCCGACGAGCAGGGCACCGTGGAGTGGAGCGACGTCAGCGGCGACATCACCAGCGGCGAGTGGGGCCGGCTCATCGAGCAGGGCATCCTCGTCGACGTCGACGGCGAGGGGTTCGTCGTCGACGACCCCGAGGGCGTCCGCGACGCGCTCGGCGACGACGCGCCCGCCGAGGCCGGCTCGACCGACGGGTCGTCGGGCAGCTCGGGGTCGTCGGCGTCGAGCGGCACCTCGACCGCGTCGAGCGGCTCCACCGACGACGAAGACGAGGGCTGGTCCCGCTGGGACAAGCTGGCGGCCGTCGCGACGGTCGCCCTCTTTCTCGGCTACTCGCAGGCGCCGATCCGCAACGGCGTCGGCGGCGTGATCGACCTCGCGCTCGGGCCGCTGGCGGACGTGATGCCCTTCTACATCATGATCCTCGTGCTCGCCACGTTCACCGGCTTCAGCTCGACGGTGCTGCAGGGCAAGCTGATGAACATGGAGAAGATGGGCGAGTACCAGGAGCGCATGCAGGAGATCCAGGAGCGCCGCAAGGAGGCCAAGGAGCGCGGCGACGACGAGGCCCTGGAGGAGATCCAGGAGGAGCAGATGGAGGCGATGGGCGACCAGCTCGGCATGTTCAAAGAGCAGTTCCGGCCGATGGTGTGGATCATGCTCGTCAACATCCCCGTGTTCCTCTGGATCTACTTCATGGTCCAGACGCCGGAGATGGTCGCCGGCACCGGCCCGGCCATGGTCCTCCCGCTCATCGGCGAGATCGCCACCTGGAACCAGCGCATCGGCCCGATGTGGGCGTGGATCGTCTGGTACTTCGTCTGCTCGATGAGCTTCACCCAGATCGTCCGCAAGGCGCTCGACGTGCAGACGACGCCCTCGACGTCGTAA
- a CDS encoding adenylate kinase — translation MNPKILILGPPGAGKGTQSERLADEFGVEHVTTGDALRANKEMDISDMDTEYDTPGEYMDRGDLVPDVVVDAMVGEALSDTDGFVLDGYPRNGDQAEALKDMTDLDVVLVLDVPEEELVDRLTGRRVCEDCGANYHVEFNQPEEEGVCDKCGGELYQREDDNEESVRNRLSVYHENTEPVLELYEDHDGYVEIDGDQTPDEVWADVKAAVEAEA, via the coding sequence ATGAACCCGAAGATCCTGATTCTCGGTCCGCCGGGCGCCGGCAAGGGCACCCAGAGCGAGCGTCTCGCCGACGAATTCGGCGTCGAACACGTCACGACGGGCGACGCCCTGCGGGCGAACAAGGAGATGGACATCAGCGACATGGACACCGAGTACGACACGCCCGGCGAGTACATGGACCGGGGCGACCTGGTCCCGGACGTGGTCGTCGACGCCATGGTCGGCGAGGCGCTGTCGGACACGGACGGGTTCGTCCTCGACGGCTACCCGCGCAACGGCGACCAGGCCGAGGCGCTGAAGGACATGACCGACCTCGACGTGGTGCTCGTCCTCGACGTGCCCGAGGAGGAACTGGTCGACCGCCTCACCGGCCGCCGGGTCTGCGAGGACTGCGGCGCCAACTACCACGTCGAGTTCAACCAGCCCGAGGAGGAGGGCGTCTGCGACAAGTGCGGCGGCGAGCTCTACCAGCGGGAGGACGACAACGAGGAGTCCGTGCGCAACCGGCTGTCGGTCTACCACGAGAACACCGAGCCCGTGCTGGAGCTGTACGAGGACCACGACGGCTACGTCGAGATCGACGGCGACCAGACGCCCGACGAGGTCTGGGCGGACGTGAAGGCGGCCGTCGAGGCCGAGGCGTGA
- a CDS encoding class I SAM-dependent methyltransferase, giving the protein MDERVRRTVETYERVADTYEEIHGDRSVVADIVEQFVTAVGRADTWTRADGSDSTGPPRVLDVGCGPGWESAAFAEAGFEVVPFDLTRSFLGQARERVPEATPVRGDMRALPFADGGFDGLWACASLLHVPEREVPGTLAEFERALADGGVTVVSLKAAGTDDEAAAGTAGGGDRAGVDRSPYDDDRRHFERYGPDRVRELFANAGFEVVSVETDDGDGTGSEDAWVAVTARAGD; this is encoded by the coding sequence ATGGACGAACGCGTCCGGCGGACGGTCGAGACCTACGAACGGGTCGCCGACACCTACGAGGAGATCCACGGCGACCGCTCGGTCGTCGCCGACATCGTCGAGCAGTTCGTGACCGCGGTCGGCCGGGCCGACACGTGGACCCGCGCCGACGGGAGCGACTCCACGGGTCCGCCGCGGGTCCTCGACGTGGGGTGTGGCCCGGGCTGGGAGTCGGCGGCCTTCGCCGAGGCCGGCTTCGAGGTCGTCCCGTTCGACCTCACGCGGTCGTTCCTCGGGCAGGCGCGCGAGCGCGTCCCGGAGGCGACGCCCGTCCGCGGGGACATGCGAGCGCTCCCGTTCGCCGACGGCGGCTTCGACGGGCTGTGGGCCTGCGCGTCGCTGTTGCACGTCCCCGAGCGCGAGGTCCCCGGGACCCTCGCCGAGTTCGAACGGGCGCTCGCCGACGGCGGCGTCACAGTGGTCTCGCTGAAGGCCGCCGGCACCGACGACGAGGCGGCCGCCGGCACGGCGGGCGGGGGCGACCGCGCGGGCGTCGACCGCAGTCCCTACGACGACGACCGCCGCCACTTCGAGCGCTACGGCCCCGATCGCGTCCGCGAACTGTTCGCGAACGCGGGCTTCGAGGTGGTCTCGGTCGAGACGGACGACGGGGACGGCACCGGCTCCGAGGACGCGTGGGTGGCCGTGACCGCGCGGGCCGGGGACTGA
- a CDS encoding TrkH family potassium uptake protein, whose product MRVVGELRVDWATSLSLVGTVLKALTAPLVGTALVALWYREPLVPFLATAVLTLGAGIALERLGRDDLGIREGFLMVALTWLAIAVVGAVPFLIAGEGNLASPVNALFESTSGVTTTGATVVADFDTHSRAIHLWRALLQWMGGLGILVIAVAVLSQLSIGGAQLMETESQTRDVNKLTPSIEETARLLGWLYAGLTGLMVATWLAIGAVGLGPEVTLYDAVAHAFTAVSTAGFSPRAGSLGAFSPAVQWATIPFMFLGATNFVLLYHLTRGDPSRLVDSDEFRFYLAVVLGLTGLTAAFLVASGEFTRVERVARHSLFQVVSILTTTGYATVDFNGWSAAAKHMLFLAMFSGGMAGSTTCSIKTLRWLVVVKSFRRDLFREIHPDAIRPVRLSGQVVDEEVVRDVYAYVLLSGIVFVLLTVFVVTDAARAGKQIGEFEAMGASAATFLNIGPAFGAAGPYGDYAWFPATTKVAFIVLMWVGRIEIIPVLVLLTPAFWRS is encoded by the coding sequence ATGAGGGTCGTCGGCGAACTCAGGGTCGACTGGGCGACCAGCCTGAGCCTCGTCGGGACCGTCCTGAAGGCGCTGACGGCGCCGCTGGTCGGGACGGCGCTCGTCGCGCTGTGGTACCGCGAGCCGCTCGTCCCCTTCCTGGCGACCGCGGTCCTGACGCTGGGCGCCGGGATCGCGCTCGAACGGCTCGGCAGAGACGATCTGGGCATCCGCGAGGGGTTCCTGATGGTCGCGCTGACGTGGCTGGCCATCGCCGTCGTCGGCGCGGTCCCGTTCCTGATCGCCGGCGAGGGGAACCTCGCGAGCCCCGTCAACGCGCTGTTCGAGTCGACCAGCGGCGTCACGACCACGGGCGCGACCGTCGTCGCAGACTTCGACACCCACAGCCGGGCGATCCACCTCTGGCGGGCGCTCCTGCAGTGGATGGGCGGGCTCGGCATCCTCGTCATCGCCGTGGCCGTCCTCTCGCAGCTGTCGATCGGTGGCGCCCAGCTCATGGAGACCGAGTCCCAGACCCGGGACGTGAACAAGCTCACACCCTCGATCGAGGAGACGGCCCGCCTGCTCGGCTGGCTCTACGCCGGGCTGACCGGGCTGATGGTCGCGACGTGGCTGGCCATCGGCGCGGTCGGCCTCGGGCCGGAGGTGACGCTCTACGACGCGGTGGCCCACGCGTTCACCGCTGTCTCGACGGCCGGGTTCTCGCCGCGGGCCGGGAGCCTGGGCGCGTTCTCGCCGGCGGTCCAGTGGGCGACGATCCCGTTCATGTTCCTCGGCGCGACGAACTTCGTGTTGCTGTACCACCTGACGCGGGGCGACCCCTCGCGGCTGGTCGACAGCGACGAGTTCCGCTTCTACCTCGCGGTGGTGCTCGGGCTGACGGGGCTGACCGCGGCCTTTCTGGTCGCCTCCGGGGAGTTCACCCGGGTCGAGCGGGTGGCCCGCCACTCGCTGTTCCAGGTCGTGTCCATCCTGACGACGACGGGCTACGCGACGGTCGACTTCAACGGGTGGTCGGCGGCGGCCAAGCACATGCTCTTCCTCGCGATGTTCTCCGGCGGGATGGCCGGCAGCACGACGTGTTCGATCAAGACGCTGCGCTGGCTGGTCGTCGTCAAGTCGTTCCGCCGGGACCTGTTTCGCGAGATCCACCCCGACGCGATACGGCCGGTGCGGCTGTCCGGGCAGGTCGTCGACGAGGAGGTCGTCCGCGACGTGTACGCCTACGTCCTCCTGAGTGGCATCGTCTTCGTGCTCCTGACGGTGTTCGTCGTCACCGACGCCGCGCGGGCCGGGAAGCAGATCGGCGAGTTCGAGGCGATGGGGGCGTCGGCGGCGACGTTCCTCAACATCGGTCCCGCCTTCGGGGCGGCCGGACCGTACGGGGACTACGCGTGGTTCCCGGCGACGACGAAGGTCGCCTTCATCGTGCTGATGTGGGTCGGACGCATCGAGATCATCCCGGTGCTCGTCCTGCTGACGCCGGCGTTCTGGCGGTCGTGA
- the trkA gene encoding Trk system potassium transporter TrkA, whose product MRVVIVGAGEVGSTIAESLAESHDVVVVDIDSDRVESLTYSLDVLPIEGDGSDVETLEEAGVADADMVIASTDDDETNIVTCGAANVVSDAFTIARVKSPKYLTAWQRARGAFGVDFMVCSDLLTAEAIVGLAGLPTAQDVDTFADGLVQMTEFEIPAESPVADQTVAEADRFDSLTFAAIIREDEVVIPRGDTRLRAGDEVVAIGSPESIRDFSSEIAPRERGPEDIVIVGGGEIGYQTARLLEERGFSPRLIEQDEDRARWLAEKLPNTTVLNSDATDQELLERENVGKADVIVAALTNDQQNLLATLLAKRKGTKRAITVVNTGDFAELFEAVGVDVAVSPRKATAEEITRFTRARRAENVSIIEGDRAEVLELEIDAESVLVDRSIRESAADIPEGVVIGAITRGDEHITPRGDTVVREGDHVIVFVDTEVLDEVTEKL is encoded by the coding sequence ATGCGCGTGGTGATCGTCGGCGCCGGCGAGGTGGGGTCGACGATCGCCGAGAGCCTCGCCGAGTCCCACGACGTGGTCGTCGTCGACATCGACAGCGACCGCGTCGAGTCGCTCACCTACTCGCTGGACGTGCTGCCGATCGAGGGCGACGGGAGCGACGTCGAGACGCTCGAGGAGGCCGGCGTGGCCGACGCCGACATGGTGATCGCCAGCACCGACGACGACGAGACGAACATCGTGACCTGCGGCGCGGCCAACGTCGTCAGCGACGCGTTCACCATCGCTCGCGTCAAGAGCCCGAAGTACCTCACCGCCTGGCAGCGCGCCCGCGGCGCCTTCGGGGTCGACTTCATGGTCTGTTCGGACCTGCTGACCGCGGAGGCCATCGTCGGGCTGGCGGGCCTGCCGACCGCCCAGGACGTGGACACGTTCGCCGACGGGCTCGTCCAGATGACGGAGTTCGAGATCCCCGCGGAGAGCCCGGTCGCCGACCAGACCGTCGCCGAGGCCGACCGCTTCGACTCGCTGACCTTCGCCGCCATCATCCGCGAGGACGAGGTGGTGATCCCCCGCGGTGACACCCGGCTACGGGCCGGCGACGAGGTCGTCGCCATCGGCAGCCCCGAGAGCATCCGCGATTTCAGCTCCGAGATCGCCCCCAGGGAGCGGGGGCCGGAGGACATCGTCATCGTCGGCGGCGGGGAGATCGGCTACCAGACCGCCCGGTTGCTCGAAGAGCGTGGCTTCTCCCCGCGGCTGATCGAACAGGACGAGGACCGGGCCCGCTGGCTCGCCGAGAAGCTGCCCAACACCACCGTCCTGAACAGCGACGCGACCGACCAGGAACTGCTCGAACGGGAGAACGTCGGGAAGGCCGACGTGATCGTCGCCGCGCTGACCAACGACCAGCAGAACCTGCTCGCGACGCTGCTCGCCAAGCGAAAGGGCACCAAGCGGGCGATCACCGTCGTCAACACGGGCGATTTCGCGGAGCTGTTCGAGGCCGTCGGCGTCGACGTGGCCGTCAGCCCGCGGAAGGCGACCGCCGAGGAGATCACCCGGTTCACCCGCGCCCGCCGCGCGGAGAACGTCTCGATCATCGAGGGGGACAGGGCCGAGGTGCTCGAACTGGAGATCGACGCCGAGAGCGTCCTCGTCGACCGGTCGATCCGCGAGTCGGCCGCCGACATCCCCGAGGGCGTCGTCATCGGCGCGATCACCCGCGGCGACGAGCACATCACGCCGCGCGGTGACACGGTCGTCCGGGAGGGCGACCACGTGATCGTCTTCGTCGACACCGAGGTACTCGACGAAGTGACCGAGAAGCTGTGA
- a CDS encoding cation:proton antiporter, with translation MSEALVEVGIALAALAAVGYVAHRISLSVIPAYIVAAIVVGPHEPTSVLGVSLTLVPETEYIDVLAELGVVLLLFFLGLEFSVDKLLADRRRILAAGTVDLALNFGVGIAIGLAFGLDPVTTLFVAGVVYISSSAIVTKSLIEEGWIANAESGPILGTLVYEDLFIAVYLAVMAALVGGSGDVAAVAADVGVAFAFLGVLGVAAWGGTAVIDRAFDLGPDELFMIGVLAATTLVAGAALTLGLSEAVAAFFVGAAFSQTDHVDRIEHQIAPVRDLFAAFFFFSIGLTIDVTVVTTVAGLLGAAVLASTVTKLVSGTVSGRFYDLSPVRSLRTGIGLVPRGEFSLVIATLAVGAPEPVSTVIPPFAVGYVLVMSVVGTVLIQHSDRLTGRLSPYVPASR, from the coding sequence ATGAGCGAGGCGCTGGTCGAGGTCGGGATCGCGCTCGCCGCGCTCGCGGCGGTCGGATACGTCGCCCATAGGATTTCGCTGTCGGTGATCCCGGCGTACATCGTCGCCGCCATCGTCGTCGGCCCGCACGAACCCACGTCAGTCCTGGGCGTCTCGCTTACGCTCGTCCCGGAGACGGAGTACATCGACGTGCTCGCGGAACTGGGGGTCGTCCTCCTGCTCTTCTTCCTCGGGCTGGAGTTCAGCGTCGACAAGCTCCTCGCCGACCGGCGGCGGATCCTGGCCGCGGGGACCGTCGACCTCGCGCTCAACTTCGGCGTCGGGATCGCGATCGGGCTGGCGTTCGGGCTGGATCCGGTCACGACGCTGTTCGTCGCGGGCGTCGTCTACATCTCCTCGTCGGCCATCGTGACGAAGTCGCTCATCGAGGAGGGGTGGATCGCCAACGCCGAGAGCGGGCCGATCCTCGGGACGCTCGTCTACGAGGACCTCTTCATCGCCGTCTACCTGGCCGTGATGGCGGCGCTGGTCGGCGGGAGCGGCGACGTCGCGGCGGTCGCGGCGGACGTGGGCGTCGCCTTCGCCTTCCTGGGCGTCCTCGGCGTCGCGGCCTGGGGGGGTACCGCCGTCATCGATCGGGCCTTCGACCTCGGCCCGGACGAGCTGTTCATGATCGGCGTGCTGGCGGCGACGACGCTCGTCGCCGGCGCCGCCCTGACGCTCGGTCTCAGCGAGGCGGTCGCGGCCTTCTTCGTCGGCGCGGCGTTCAGCCAGACCGACCACGTCGACCGGATCGAACACCAGATCGCGCCCGTCAGGGACCTGTTCGCGGCGTTTTTCTTCTTCTCGATCGGGCTGACGATCGACGTGACCGTCGTCACGACCGTCGCCGGGCTGCTCGGCGCGGCGGTCCTCGCCTCGACGGTGACCAAACTCGTCAGCGGCACGGTGTCGGGTCGGTTCTACGACCTCTCGCCGGTGCGCTCGCTGCGGACGGGGATCGGGCTGGTCCCCCGCGGGGAGTTCTCGCTGGTCATCGCGACGCTCGCCGTCGGCGCGCCCGAACCCGTCTCGACGGTGATACCGCCGTTCGCCGTCGGGTACGTCCTCGTGATGAGCGTCGTCGGGACGGTCCTCATCCAGCACTCCGACCGGTTGACCGGGCGGCTGTCGCCGTACGTCCCGGCCTCCCGGTGA
- a CDS encoding cation:proton antiporter regulatory subunit produces MTIYETEVPGVGRKFEMEIDGGQRLVVVLHHDGKRDVYLRPDEDADSEQLFTLSGDQARKFGSILEGAYFQPVELDEVAVPLGEAIIEWHEVDDEAELAGVSLETASIRQRTGASIIAIQRGEETIPNPTPDTRIRAGDTLVTLGTREEQSGFEALIGGDG; encoded by the coding sequence ATGACCATCTACGAGACGGAGGTGCCCGGGGTCGGGCGGAAGTTCGAGATGGAGATCGACGGCGGACAGCGACTGGTCGTCGTGCTCCACCACGACGGGAAGCGGGACGTGTACCTGCGGCCAGACGAGGACGCCGACAGCGAGCAGCTGTTCACGCTGTCGGGCGACCAGGCGCGCAAGTTCGGGTCGATCCTGGAGGGGGCGTACTTCCAGCCGGTCGAACTCGACGAGGTGGCGGTGCCGCTCGGCGAGGCGATCATCGAGTGGCACGAGGTCGACGACGAGGCGGAACTGGCGGGCGTCTCACTCGAGACGGCGTCGATCAGACAGCGGACCGGCGCGTCCATCATCGCGATCCAGCGCGGCGAGGAGACGATCCCGAACCCGACGCCCGACACGCGGATTCGGGCCGGCGACACGCTCGTCACGCTCGGCACGCGCGAGGAGCAGTCGGGGTTCGAGGCGCTGATCGGCGGGGACGGATGA